A genome region from Chelonia mydas isolate rCheMyd1 chromosome 24, rCheMyd1.pri.v2, whole genome shotgun sequence includes the following:
- the LOC122463733 gene encoding protein NKG7-like → MLPLQVPSTALALLSLLLLVVALSSDHWLEARRNGVFVHSGLWKICVNSVCGMPSKLPDYIEATKMFLMLGLLAGLLSAFSLLALLRGSSFDTVSPFVVSAMGSFSAGFCILIALTVFTSEFAEVIKVTWLHVSFGWSWGLGWASIPLFLLTGGVTLLAQESNSI, encoded by the exons ATGCTGCCGCTCCAGGTCCCCAGCACagccctggccctgctcagcctcctgCTCCTGGTGGTGGCCCTGAGCTCCGACCACTGGCTGGAGGCGAGACGAAACGGCGTCTTTGTCCACTCGGGGCTCTGGAAGATCTGTGTGAATTCAGTGTGCGGCATGCCTTCGAAACTACCAG ATTACATCGAGGCCACCAAGATGTTCTTGATGCTGGGCCTGCTTGcggggctgctctcagccttcTCCCTCCTCGCCTTGCTCAGAGGCTCCAGCTTTGACACCGTGTCCCCCTTCGTGGTCTCTGCCATGGGCAGCTTCAGTGCGG GTTTCTGCATCCTGATTGCACTGACCGTGTTCACCAGCGAGTTTGCTGAAGTCATAAAGGTCACCTGGCTCCATGTCTCCTTTGGCTGGTCCTGGGGCCTCGGCTGGGCCTCCATCCCCCTCTTCCTGCTGACTG GTGGGGTAACGTTGTTGGCCCAGGAATCCAACTCCATCTGA